The following proteins are encoded in a genomic region of Sorangiineae bacterium MSr12523:
- a CDS encoding sigma 54-interacting transcriptional regulator — protein MKTETLHLGQTEGGREPIGAVLRVLNARATPAAYKLSIGACSIGSSSACDLVIDDPTVSRNHVELDLTAEGVSVRDLGSRNGTFYLGQRVEKMTVGLGGQLTLGRVTLAIEADTESLRQGLSYGGEGYSGILGETLPMQQLFAMLARLEGSLVPVLVEGESGVGKELIARALHDNSAVAKGPFVTVNCGAIVHELVASELFGYGSESKRGAFEAADGGTLFLDDVSELPMAVQPVLLRALETGEIRAVGSSDAPKRVRVRILAAANRDLLSEIKAGRFREDLFYRLAVVRLLVPTLRDRLPDIPLLARKFAADAALGGVPDSLVAQLQLRSWPGNVRELRNAIQYYAALGSLPPDRARWGGDALDLALSEFADIAQTYADQKDALFERFTRVYLQRLMLAAKNNQSEAARISGLDRTYLRKLLAKFGFIE, from the coding sequence GTGAAAACCGAGACCCTCCACCTCGGCCAAACCGAGGGTGGCCGCGAACCCATCGGCGCCGTGCTTCGCGTCCTCAATGCGCGCGCCACGCCCGCCGCCTACAAGCTGTCCATCGGAGCGTGCTCCATCGGCTCGTCGTCCGCGTGCGATCTCGTCATCGACGACCCCACCGTCTCACGCAACCATGTCGAGCTCGATTTGACGGCCGAAGGCGTCAGCGTGCGCGATTTGGGAAGCCGCAACGGCACCTTCTACCTCGGCCAGCGCGTCGAAAAGATGACCGTGGGCCTCGGCGGCCAGCTCACCTTGGGGCGCGTCACCTTGGCCATCGAGGCCGATACCGAATCGCTGCGGCAAGGATTGAGCTACGGCGGCGAAGGCTACTCCGGCATTCTCGGCGAGACCCTGCCCATGCAGCAGCTCTTCGCCATGCTTGCGCGGCTCGAGGGCTCGCTCGTTCCCGTGCTCGTGGAAGGCGAATCGGGCGTGGGCAAGGAGCTCATCGCCCGTGCGCTGCACGACAATTCCGCCGTGGCGAAGGGGCCCTTCGTCACCGTCAATTGCGGAGCCATCGTCCACGAGCTCGTGGCCAGCGAACTTTTCGGCTACGGGAGCGAATCGAAGCGCGGCGCCTTCGAAGCCGCCGACGGCGGCACGCTGTTCCTCGACGACGTGTCGGAGCTGCCCATGGCCGTGCAGCCCGTCCTGCTGCGCGCCCTCGAAACGGGGGAGATCCGCGCCGTCGGCTCGTCGGATGCACCCAAGCGCGTGCGCGTGCGCATCCTCGCCGCCGCAAACCGCGATTTGCTCTCCGAGATCAAGGCCGGCCGCTTCCGCGAGGACCTCTTCTATCGCCTCGCGGTGGTGCGCCTGCTCGTGCCCACCTTGCGCGATCGCCTGCCGGACATCCCGCTGCTCGCGCGAAAATTCGCGGCGGACGCAGCCTTGGGCGGCGTACCCGATAGCCTGGTTGCGCAGCTGCAGTTGCGAAGCTGGCCGGGCAACGTGCGCGAGCTGCGCAATGCCATTCAATATTACGCCGCGCTCGGCAGCCTTCCGCCCGACCGCGCCCGTTGGGGCGGCGACGCACTGGATCTGGCGCTCTCCGAGTTCGCTGACATCGCGCAGACCTATGCGGACCAGAAGGACGCGCTTTTCGAGCGCTTCACGCGCGTCTACCTGCAGCGCCTGATGCTCGCGGCGAAGAACAACCAGAGCGAAGCCGCCCGCATCTCCGGCCTGGATCGCACGTACCTACGCAAGCTGCTGGCCAAGTTCGGCTTCATCGAATGA
- a CDS encoding serine/threonine protein kinase, which produces MAGGAAASERRESRYERLVKIASGGMATVYVGRLRGALGFEQLVAIKRPHAHLMQQPDLRRSLLAEAHLASRIRHANAVGVRDVEIEDDSILLVMDYVEGASFYELLRSARGSNPMMTIRAGLRVIRDLCAGLQAVHDLTDDEDRPLGAVHRDVSPQNVLVGLDGVARLADFGIAKCLYAHDISTREGTLKGKFSYMAPEYMSGDGFDQRADIFAVGVMLWELLAQRRLFDGDAQVDIVRKVLYEPIPPVSALAPELGYAFDAVVARALARNPAERFARASDLGAALDAVLADSSFGASHEEVGRFVRAQVGERLAERKQRIKEGLRSSSSSAASGPSTQVVQVVEPAASQESAVVSSRLSRHAARIALAAVAFVVAVLGTIALVATRTSSTPPPTEVPSEPPAVSAEPPPARLPPSPPPVQSAPAPSAPAANTVKPEKPKPRKVVAPSAGSDVPRPRGNPY; this is translated from the coding sequence ATGGCAGGGGGCGCGGCCGCTTCCGAACGGCGCGAGTCGCGCTACGAGCGACTCGTGAAGATCGCGTCGGGCGGCATGGCCACCGTTTACGTGGGCCGCCTTCGCGGCGCGTTGGGCTTCGAGCAGCTCGTGGCCATCAAGCGCCCGCACGCGCACCTCATGCAACAGCCCGATCTGCGCCGCTCGCTGCTGGCCGAGGCGCACCTGGCCTCGCGCATTCGCCACGCCAACGCCGTCGGCGTTCGCGATGTCGAGATCGAGGACGACTCCATTCTTCTCGTGATGGACTACGTGGAGGGCGCGTCCTTCTACGAGCTGCTGCGTTCTGCGCGCGGGAGCAATCCCATGATGACCATCCGCGCCGGGCTGCGCGTGATTCGGGACCTTTGCGCGGGCCTTCAAGCCGTGCACGATTTGACCGACGACGAGGACCGCCCACTCGGTGCCGTGCACCGTGATGTCTCGCCGCAGAACGTCTTGGTGGGCTTGGACGGTGTCGCGCGCCTTGCGGATTTCGGCATCGCCAAATGCCTCTACGCGCACGACATTTCCACGCGCGAGGGCACGCTCAAGGGCAAATTCTCGTACATGGCGCCCGAGTACATGTCGGGCGACGGGTTCGATCAGCGCGCGGACATCTTCGCCGTGGGCGTGATGCTCTGGGAGCTTTTGGCGCAGCGGAGGCTCTTCGACGGCGACGCTCAGGTCGACATCGTGCGCAAGGTCCTCTACGAGCCCATTCCTCCCGTGTCGGCGCTCGCGCCCGAGTTGGGGTACGCCTTCGATGCGGTGGTTGCACGCGCGCTGGCGCGCAATCCCGCGGAGCGGTTCGCGCGTGCGAGCGATCTCGGCGCGGCGCTGGATGCGGTGTTGGCCGATTCGTCTTTTGGCGCCTCGCACGAGGAGGTCGGTCGCTTCGTTCGCGCGCAGGTCGGCGAACGCCTCGCCGAGCGAAAGCAGCGCATCAAAGAGGGGCTGCGCTCTTCGTCATCGTCGGCCGCCTCGGGGCCATCGACGCAGGTGGTGCAGGTCGTCGAGCCTGCCGCAAGTCAGGAATCGGCGGTGGTCTCCTCGCGGTTGTCGCGCCATGCTGCGCGCATTGCGCTGGCCGCCGTGGCGTTCGTCGTGGCGGTGCTCGGCACCATCGCGCTGGTGGCCACGCGAACGAGTTCGACGCCGCCTCCGACCGAGGTTCCCTCGGAGCCGCCCGCGGTATCTGCCGAGCCGCCGCCTGCACGATTGCCACCATCGCCGCCGCCGGTGCAAAGTGCGCCGGCGCCGTCCGCGCCGGCCGCGAACACGGTCAAGCCCGAGAAGCCGAAACCGCGAAAGGTCGTGGCTCCTTCCGCGGGCTCCGACGTCCCCCGTCCGCGCGGCAATCCTTACTGA
- a CDS encoding formylglycine-generating enzyme family protein has product MRPLRCAAAGYFATTALCCALACSLDYSVGPFDGGDSGNPSPDGGKPSDGGGSDGPATAVPPSCATAQTCTGGKSCCASDLVTGGPFHRDNDGNYAATISDFQLDVFEVTVGRFRAFVNAGKGTRNSAPAAGAGAHPKVANSGWDPSWNGNLAASTDALKTALACDPSMETWTASPSAQETRPINCVTWYDAFAFCIWDGGRIPTTSEWNYAAAGGSKQLAYPWGNAFESSRVTYGCGGSCSKDNLLPVGSKSPQGDGTWNQADLAGSLWEWTLDSSRTLLPPPCADCSNYSPSATPRVRRGGNVSSENTDELRTDYSSERPGTERHWSNGFRCARPAK; this is encoded by the coding sequence ATGAGGCCATTGCGATGCGCTGCCGCGGGTTACTTTGCAACGACCGCGCTCTGTTGCGCGCTGGCGTGCTCGCTCGATTATTCGGTGGGGCCGTTCGACGGTGGCGACTCGGGCAATCCCAGCCCCGACGGTGGTAAGCCCTCCGACGGCGGTGGCTCCGACGGCCCGGCGACGGCCGTACCTCCGAGCTGCGCAACGGCGCAAACGTGCACGGGCGGAAAGAGCTGTTGTGCATCCGACCTCGTCACCGGCGGCCCCTTCCATCGCGACAACGATGGAAATTACGCGGCGACCATCAGCGACTTCCAACTCGACGTGTTCGAGGTCACGGTGGGCCGCTTCCGCGCATTCGTGAACGCCGGCAAGGGCACGAGGAACAGCGCGCCGGCTGCAGGCGCAGGCGCACACCCGAAGGTGGCCAACAGCGGATGGGACCCGAGTTGGAATGGAAATCTCGCGGCCAGCACCGACGCATTGAAGACGGCCCTCGCGTGCGATCCGAGCATGGAGACGTGGACGGCTTCGCCGAGCGCGCAAGAGACGCGCCCTATCAACTGCGTCACCTGGTACGACGCCTTTGCATTCTGCATCTGGGACGGTGGACGGATCCCCACGACGTCGGAATGGAATTATGCCGCGGCCGGTGGCAGCAAGCAGCTCGCATATCCATGGGGAAACGCCTTCGAGTCCTCGCGCGTCACCTACGGGTGCGGCGGCTCGTGCAGCAAGGACAATTTGTTGCCCGTTGGATCGAAATCGCCGCAAGGCGACGGAACTTGGAATCAGGCCGACCTTGCGGGAAGCCTTTGGGAATGGACGCTCGACTCGTCACGCACCCTGCTGCCCCCGCCTTGCGCGGATTGCTCGAACTACTCGCCATCGGCCACGCCCCGGGTGCGGCGAGGCGGCAACGTCAGCAGCGAAAACACCGACGAACTGCGCACCGACT